attattcagccatggtttagtcactcagtcatgcccaactcttgtgacccccatggactgacggtagccctgccaggctcctccatccacaggattctccaggcaagaatactggagcgggctgccatttccttctccagggtattcagccatgaaaaaggaataaatactGGTACATGctatgacatggatgaaccttgaaaatattatgttaagtgaaagatgTCAAATTCAAAAGACCAGATATTGTATGACTTCATGTATATGAAATGctcagaacaggcaaatctatagaaataaaaagattgcatgcatgcatgctaagtcacttcagttgtgtcccactctttgagaccctctggactgtagcccatcaggctcctctgtccatgggagtctccaggcaaagagtactggagtgcgttgccatgccctcctccaggggatcttccccacccagggatcgaacttgcatcttttatgtctcctgcattggcaggcaggttctttaccactagctccacctgggaagcccagaaagtaggttagtggttgccagagtctGGCGAGAAGTGGAACAGGGAGTCACAACTAATGGATATGAGGTTTCTTTTTGGGTCGATGAAAACAGTATAAagttgactgtggtgatggtcaCACAGAACTGCATTCTGAAAGTGATTTTCTGCGACCTGAAAGTGATGGAATTACACACTTTAACGGAATTAAGTGTACAGTGTATGAATTATatattgtcaattatatctcagtaaagttgTTACCTCAAAAATGTTATTCCAGATTTGGCTAGTGGGTACCCCTTTAGGCCAGCTCACATGTCTATTTGACATGCCCCAGCTCTGTTAATTTTAAATTGGGAATAAAAAACCAAacaggagaccaaaaaaaaaaaaaaagtatttatagaATAATacatgaaaggaaagagaaatagccAGGAGGGGagcagtgagtgagtgaggaCATTTGGCTGCCCTCTCCAGATTCCCCGGGAGAAGACCAGCAGGCAGTCTGAGAGATTCCAGGACCCGCAGGCCCTCCACCGCTCACCCTCCACCGTGCCTCCTCCCCTCCAAGGATGACAAGCCCACTGCTCATCTCGTTGGCCAGCTGCCTCGTTGCTGTGAACCAAGCCAGCCTCATTGGCCGCTGTGACTTGGCCAAGGTGCTGCACCAGGAGGACTTGGATGGGTTTGAGGGCTACTCCCTGACTGACTGTGAGTGACATTTTctcactccctcctccttcctcctcccacgGTTGTGCCCTCAGTggccatctttctttcttctcttatttgttttttcaaagtCAAGTGAACAAAGCAGCCCTTTCCAAGAAGTCTTTCCCAACATTCCATATTTGTTCAACCATTAttaactgagcacttactatgtcccAGGAATGATTTTAGGTGCTGGGGATGCAGACTTCAACATAGCTCCTTTTCTTACAGTATTCACATCCTAggggaagaggcagcaagaaacatacacacagatacatgaAGTGCTTCCTGGTGGTGATAATGCTATGCAGAAGAATAAGTCGGGGAGCGGGGGGGTGATGGGTGACACTGTTGTAGAAGGGGAAGTcaaggaaggcctctctgaggaggtgactttGAGAAGTGCTGAATAGAAAAAAGGATCCAGTCCCCCAAACGTCTggaggaagagcattccaggcagagcgaacagcctgtgcaaaggctcTATCCCACTCCTCAATAGAGATAGCTCCTTTTGGCCCAGAATTTGTGCATATCTGCCTTACAACACTCTCTCCTTTTATTTTGCCTTGTGGGTTTTTTAGGTCCATAGTTTCATTCTTACTCTATAGGCTCCTTGAAGGCAGTATCTGCATTTGACCCAGCTAAATGTCCCTCTCTGAGCTTTGCACAGtttctggcacacagcaggtgatCATTAAGTGCAGaaaggatggatggacagatggatgcaTGAGTGGTTGTACTGATGGGTGGCTGGCTGAACGGACTGAAAAATGAGAGGAGAAGCTGATGGATGTTTCTGGCCTGCCAGCCCCATCTAGCCTCTCAGTCCTTGCTCCTTTCTTCCGATtcctcatccctttctcctccatcttccttctccctcagCTTGGCCACCCCCTCTGAAAACCCTCTTCTCCCTGTTCTAAGGGCTGTGCCTGGCTTTCGTAGAGAGTGATTTCAACATAACAAAGgtaaatgaaaacacagatggcAGCTTTGACTATGGCATCTTCCAGATCAACAGCCACTACTGGTGCAACGATTACCAGAGTCACACGGAAAACAATTGCCAAGTGGACTGTCAAGGTCTGGCAAGGGCCCCAGGGTGGGAGAGGTGAGAGAGATGACCAGGCTCTACTCACGGGACTTCCCTTCCCATGCACAGCCTAGGAATGCCCCCAGAGGGATGGCTTAAAGAATCAGGGAATTCCTTTACTGAGCAGGGGGTTAGACTGTGTTCCTGGATGCCCACAGGAGGTTCTGCAGGGTGCTCTCAGGATGCAGAAAGGCTCTGCACAGTCAGTAGAGCAGAGCAGTGCAgcagccaacatttattgagtgtattGCATACTCAGTACTTTGCACACATGGCTCATTTTACCCAACTTGCTATGTGATAGAGACTAATAtgatccccactttacagatgagcaaactgaggctcatagAACCAGTGCCAAATGCCACACTAATGGTCCTGAAGGCTCAGCTCTTGCCAGCAAATAATGCTGTCTTTGGCTAATGGTCTGACCGAAGGTCAAGTGCAAAGTCCCCACCTCAGGGCTAGTCTAGAAGATTCCACAGGTCCATGACTCTGTGATGAGGAGGAGACCTCATCTCCTCCTTTGAACTCTGATGAATGGCCCTCGGCTCTTCACCTGAAGAGCCTCGCTCCCTAGGCAGGAGTTCACTTTGGTCTCTGCAGCCtgtttttggctttttctttCCCTAGAAACCTCCACACTTGGGGTGAACCACCATCCACTAGAGAGTATGGCAGTGACAGACCCAAATCTCTGTCCTCCTGACCCTCCTGCCCCTACTCCTCCGCCACCCCCAACCTCCACCAGCCATTGTATGGATATCCAGATGGGCCTCTGAGAGGGAGGCCATGCCTCGACTGGAAGTTCTCAGCCTCTGGGTGGGAGGTGCATCGCAGGGAGAGCCAGTCTTTGGGACTGTCCCTGGCACTTTCATGGgtattctctttctccttttctttcagaaCTGCTGAGCCCCAATCTTCTCGCAATTAtcaactgtgcaaaaaagattgTGTCTGGAGCGGGGGGCATGAAGAACTGGTGAGGAGGTCACTTTGGGACGAAGTTAGTGGGCAGAACCTTAAGAAAGATGTGGTGACAGAGAAAGGGACAGTAGGTCAGGACTTCCTCTACAGTCTAGAAAAGTGGGGGCTGCAGCAGGAACTCTGTCTTAGTAGCAGCTGGGATCTATCTAGCTCTTTCTCTGATGCTATATTCAGCAAAACTCTTTTGGTTGCAGTAACAGAATGACTTTAGCTAGCCGGGAGTAGGGTGTGTGCGTGGGGAGGGGTGGATTTATGCTGAGAGGACAAGGTGTCTTGCTGGGCCCACACGAGGGATGCAGTTAGGCCTCAGGAAAGGGATGGAAGCAGGGCTGGGGACTTTCCCTGGCAGGTTTCTGCTTTTCTCGGTGCCTTGGCCTCACTACTCCCTCTGCAGACCAGCTTTCTCTAATCTACAGTCTACCAGACGGACTATGTCTGCCCTGAATCTATGGGCTAATGTCCTAAATGACCATAGAGACCCGTGAGGCTCAGTCCTAATCCAGACAGAGGGTCTGTTAGGTTCAACTTGGACCTATTGACCCACCTCCATTCAGCTGTAGGGATGGAAGCAATTAAGCAACATAAACATGGCTGCCATGGGACCCTCTCTCCATAACTGGCAGCAACATTTCTATAAAAAAGAGAGTTGTTCATCAGCTGGATGACTGTTGCAGATCCAGCTTAACTATGGTGGATGTTGAGTTGATTATTTAACATTTCTAAGCCTCAAACTGGATATTTAAACAATGTAAATGGCTGCCTCTACCGGAAACTGAAAACAGGAGTTAAGTGCCTTGCATGctccaaagtgaagtgaagtgttagtcatgtccaactctttgcaaccccacacactgtagcccgccaggctgctctgtccatggaattctccaagcaagaatactagagtggtttgccattcgcttctccaggagatcctccctacccagggattgaacctgggtctcctgcattgcaggcggattccttatcatctgagccaccagggaagcctgaatgctCCAAAAACAGCATGCAAAATAAGGGgcactggggcttccctcgtgatccagtggctaagactccacactcccaaagcagggggcccaggttcaatcccttgtcagggaactatatcccacatgtcacaactaagacccggcagagccaaataaataattttttttaatgaatgcacATAGCAACTTtatcaaaagaagagagagagagggaggagggggcattgATGACTGTTAGGGCTGACCCTTTCTGAAGGGAAAGTCAATAGTTGcacctgggatttttttttttttttttttttagtaactctCAGCCCTGCAAAAAAGTGCTCTCCCCCTTCAGAAGGAGTTGAGGATTTGAAAATGTGGAAGTATACTAAGTAGGGGGAAAGAGCAAACACTATGGATGACAGAAATTAAAGGAAGAATCAGAGGGGCCACAGGAGGACCCAGTAGAGAGCTGGGAATGAAGGGGTTTCTGGGCGTTGCTCTGTATGGAAAACTCACGTAACGCTGGGTCAGGTATTAAGAAGCAGCTGCTAAGTAGAGAGCAAGAaccactcttctttctcttcatagGGTAAAATGGAGGTTGCACTGTGCTGGCCGGCCCCTCTCCTACTGGATGACAGGCTGTCACCTGGCATGAGGCAGGGAGCAGGCCTGTGGTGGAGTCATTCCAGAACTCCTCTCCTCACTCTTCAATTCTTCTTCCTCTTGCCTCCACTTCATgttattttcttcccttcctatttacaaataaaactgaCCAGAGCCCCAGGAATAAATGGTTTTCTAGGGCTTCCTCCTTGTTCCCATCCAGGCCCAGGTCCCTGGTTCCTGACTGTCATTTGCAAACCAAGAAGACCACGATGAAAGAAGCTTCTCTATTTTTTTGGAATTATTAAACCATTCCTTGTGCAAAGAATGTGTTAATTTATTCATGATTAATTCCACCTATATTTGAGTACCTAATAGATTATGAGTGTGTGCTAGGTACAAGAAGAAGGATGATAAATGGTAACTGTTCATGTGGTGTTCATAATCCAGCTGGAGAATCAGAGACATCTGTGAACAATGGATACAATGAATAAATGGACACATACAATGAATGCAAGAATaatgaaatagataataaaatctgTAGTTACTGGTTTGAAACAATATCAAGATCCAAGTTATTCCTCTAAGGTCAACTATTTTTGAAGTAAAAGAGCTCAGAAGTAGGTAATGAGTGAGGCTAAAGTTCTGATATATTGAAGTGGAGAAAGTCGTGGTAGGCATACAGAAATATGGCAGGTGATTTGGGGGTACTTTAGGAAAATGGGCTAGAAACCAGCTTTTTAAGGATTTCAAACTAGACTGTTGATGGCTTTAGTAAGTTATACCttgatttgcatattttaaaactcatgAAAACAAACACTCTTAAGTCCAAGTGTTGCATCTTTGGTGGTCATTTCCCAGAGTCAGgacatctaaaattttaaagttcagtgggtatttactgctgctgctgctaagtcgctccagtcgtgtccgactctgtgcgaccccagagacggcagcccaccaggctcccccgtccctgggattctccaggcaagaacactggaatgggttgccatttccttctccaatgtatgaaagtgaaaagtgaaaatgaagctgctcactcgtgttcgactcttagcgaccccatggactgcagcccaccaggctcctccgtctatgggattttccaggcaagagtactggagtggggtgccattgctattctgggcttccctggtggctcagacggtaaagagtctgtctacaatgcaggagacccgggttcgatctctgggttgggaagatcccctggagaaggaaatggcagcccactccagtattcctgcctggaaaatcccatggacggcggaacctcgtaggctactgtccatggggtcgcaaagagtcggatacgactgagcgacttcactttcactttcacttagtacTCTAGTCTTCCCTGGGAGTCTGAAGATGAAGCCAGCTGCTATAAAGTCCGCACCATTCGATCCAGTAAACTAACGCTTTGGACTCGATCCACAAAATACTCGTGTAGACTCACTAAACTCCAACGTCTCCCCGGCGACTGAGCTGCGGAAGGGGAACTGGAGGCGGAGACCCGCCAGGAGTGGGCGGGGCGAAGGAGAGGTCCGAGCACCGTCCTCGTCTCACTACCCCATAGCTGGCCCCGCCCCCTCACgcgctctttttaaaaaagcgcGGGCGCGCCGTGCGCAGGCGCAGTGCGGCTTGCTCGCGAGCCGCGCACGCGCGGTGACGGTAGGATGGCGGAGTTGGTACCTTTTGCGGTTCCCACAGGGAGTGACAAAACCTTGATTGTGTGGGAACTGAGCTCTGGACCCACGGCCGAGGCCTTACAAGTGAGCCAGgccggggtggagggagggatggagaaagTCGCCTCGCGTCCTAGTAATTGGGAGCCCCGGGGGCGCTGCTTCAGTACCTAGCCCGCCTGTGGTCTTTGCTGAGAGGAATCTTAGCTCTAGAGCCGACTGGAGCAGTCAACTCGTCCTTACAGATTTTTGAGAGAGAGCTCCCAGCAGGCCTCACACTGCCTCCTAATGCTTCTCGAAGCTTAGCAGTTCAGAGGGAAACTTGTTTGTGAAATGAGAAGTGTTTGGAGTTGGAGGCTCACCACCGTCGCCTGTGGCGAAGGGCTGGGGGGAATATAAGGGAATGGGCAATTTTGTTTCCTGGGCTTGAAATTTCCTGCTCTTACTTAGCGTGGGACCACCCTACAGCATTCTCTGTTCACAGTCTTCTCCCAGTTCGGCCTTCTGTATTCGGTCCGAGTCTTCCCAAACGCAGCAGTGGCCGGTCCTGGATTTTATGCCGTCATCAAGTTTTATTCAGCGAGGGATGCTCACAGAGCCCCAAAGGCATGCAACCAGAAGCAGCTTTTCCAGAAATCTCCAGTGAAGGTGGGTCCAAATGTGGAATTCCTCGCTCCGCTGGGATGAAGTGCTGAATTTAAAACGAATAGGCCAACGTTTGTAAAGCACTCTGGTTTACAGAATGCTTTGAGATGCATTGCTCCACTTACCGCCCCCCCACAGCTCCCCATTTCTTCCCCTCACccccatttcttttctcttcttttttaaagaaactcgAACTCAGGATGGTTAACTGACTTACTTAAGGTTCATGACAATAAATATGGAAACTAGAGGTCAAACCCAAACTTACTGATGTTAAACCCCATGTCATTTCATGCTGCCCCTTAATTTAAGAAATCTTCACAAGAgttctttatagttttatatgaattttaaatatgtgaGCTTGACAAAGTCTTTAGTCAGTTGTAACATAAAGGAtgctttatcatcatcatcatcattctcAAACTGCCTATTCAGAACTCCCTTCAGTTTccagaaaatggttaaaatattcTTTAGTGCATGATTATTCTAATAATATGGCTCCATAGTAACATGCCAGCCAGTTTTACTTCCCCAGAGCCCCAGAATGAAAATTTCATTATATCCTTCCACTCAGCCACCATTCTTTTTCCAAGGATTTTTTCAATTCCTCTGAATAAGTGAGTAAGGCTTAGATTTCCCAAGCCTTTCACTTTATAACTGTATGTCTCCTCTGGttggctgctgcttctttttaaaaatatttatttatttatttggctgggtcgagtcttagttgtggcgccggggtgtgtgggatcttaattccctgacaaaggattgaacccacgtcccctgctttgcacagtggagtcttaaccactggatcaccagggaagaccctgtggTTGGTTTTTTGATCTGGCTACTTCCCACTGACCTTGCTGCCTATTCTTACCCATATTTCTTTCCTCACTGGTTTAACCTTGATTGAATCTGAGAACTCTTCTCAGACGTGACTCTAGGTACAGTACTTCCCACTTTTGTACCCTGTTTCATACCCTCTTCAATCTGGGCTCTCCTCGCTATGATTGAAATGATTTCCTGTCAGACATTCTTTAATTTGGAGACTATGATCTGCCTGCTACTAGGTGTGACCATTTCATGTACCCACTTAGATATTACTGGAAAGATTTTGAAACAATTACTTGGTATCAGTTGTGAGTAATGAGCTCTTTTTCTTATATTGACCATTAAGACCATTCCGTAAGCTTAGGTTTTGAGATTTGCACACCATAAAATCCATCACTgatagagaaatgaagaaaatattctatAAGTCACTATACAGTTGAGAGGAAAGGGCATTCATATTAGATTTCTTTATGTAATGCAGAACCTTGAGTTTTTACCCCCCTCCCAGTTGTTTCCTAGTTTAATTATATGTTGTTTGCCAGTGAGAACTGTGGCAAAGTTATCCCAGATGTAGACTGTCTCTACTATGCTCAGAGCTCTTCTGAGGCTTCCTTATTGTCCAGGATAGCTGAATTATGACTCACCATACAGGGCCTAGCCTCCCTCAAGACACTTAACATTTAACAATTAgtcttcatttctccttcccaGCAGGCAGCTTCAGTTGGAGAaagtaatttcattttcttatttactcATTCTTTCATTCGTTCACTGAGTCAACAGACCCTCAGCCCTCTATTATATGCCAAGAATTATGCTTGTTCCTGGTAACAAGATATGGTTCCTTCCAGCACTTAAGAAGTTCATAAACTAGTGATAGAGGAAGATCCACAAACAGAGCAATAAAGAATTAATAATGCTTtgactttatttgaatttttattaatatatttatatactacaccctgtttaaaatggaaatagacATTTAACAAAGTGCTAGTGATGTAAAAAATCCACAGTAATGTGATACTGTGTAAGTTATTTGGAGAGTTAATGCTGGAAATATTTATACTCTCAAAGAAGCTTGTTAATGTAGATGAATCTCTAATTCTTTTGGTTACTTATAAAATTTATAGAGGTATGTGTATTCCCTCTTCTAACAGGGGTTAGTAACTTGAGGAGGGGGTGCTACAGATTAAGGTCCTACTTCAGTGGCAGGTCCACCTTGTCTCCCCTTCAGGTCATATTCTCAAGCAGGATAAGATAGGGATAAGATGACTAAaagttttcttcctttgcttACCCACAGCCCTATAATAGGCTtctactgggcttccttggttgctTTCATCATCACT
This portion of the Bubalus bubalis isolate 160015118507 breed Murrah chromosome 3, NDDB_SH_1, whole genome shotgun sequence genome encodes:
- the LYZL6 gene encoding lysozyme-like protein 6 isoform X1; translation: MTSPLLISLASCLVAVNQASLIGRCDLAKVLHQEDLDGFEGYSLTDWLCLAFVESDFNITKVNENTDGSFDYGIFQINSHYWCNDYQSHTENNCQVDCQELLSPNLLAIINCAKKIVSGAGGMKNWVKWRLHCAGRPLSYWMTGCHLA